From Juglans regia cultivar Chandler chromosome 8, Walnut 2.0, whole genome shotgun sequence, the proteins below share one genomic window:
- the LOC109021137 gene encoding uncharacterized protein LOC109021137 has translation MANHDLILGQSHNLGLGQNQQLVLDHNHNLGHGQNHDLELGQAHEHHLGLGQTHDHELGLGNEHDHELGLVHDPDQEEDGGHSYVHENDLVMDRKPDHDDHELALTGQNHELALSENNELDVSEDQDLDENLDLAIDASQEMGIEHVQDLTIHQSQLVVYSSPVIQARSIVASPNYELSVGQEFPDVKSCRRALRDTAIALHFEMQTIKSDKTRFTAKCASEGCPWRIHAAKLPGVPTFTIRTIHEAHTCGGISHLGHQQASVQWVATSVEQRLKENPNYKPKEILEEIHRVHGITLSYKQAWRGKERIMAAMRGSFEEGYRLLPQYCEQVKRTNPGSIASVYGNPTDSCFQRLFISFQASIYGFLNACRPLLGLDRTYLKSKYLGTLLLATGFDGDGSLFPLAFGVVDEENDENWMWFLSELHNLLEINTENMPRLTILSDRQKGIVDGVEANFPTAFHGFCMRHLSESFRKEFNNTMLVNLLWEAAHALTVIEFEAKVLEIEEISQDAAYWIRRIPPRLWATAYFEGTRFGHLTANIVESLNTWILEASGLPIIQMMECIRRQLMTWFNERRETSMQWTSILVPSAERHVAEALERARTYQVLRANEAEFEVISHEGTNIVDIRNRCCLCRGWQLYGLPCAHAVAALLSCRQNVHRFTESCFTVATYRKTYSQTIHPIPDKSLWIELTEGDPNASKSIEVLINPPKSLRPPGRPRKKRVRAEDRGRVKRIVHCSRCNQTGHFRTTCAAPI, from the coding sequence ATGGCTAATCATGATTTGATTCTTGGGCAAAGTCACAACTTAGGCCTTGGGCAGAATCAGCAGTTGGTGCTAGACCACAATCATAATCTGGGGCATGGGCAGAACCATGATTTGGAATTGGGACAAGCCCATGAACATCACTTGGGTTTGGGACAGACCCATGACCATGAACTGGGTTTAGGAAATGAGCATGACCACGAATTGGGCTTAGTGCACGACCCTGACCAAGAAGAGGATGGTGGTCACAGTTATGTTCATGAGAATGACTTAGTTATGGATCGGAAACccgatcatgatgatcatgagttgGCTCTTACTGGACAGAATCATGAATTAGCTTTATCTGAGAACAATGAGCTCGATGTTTCTGAAGACCAAGACCTTGATGAAAATCTTGATCTAGCTATCGATGCAAGCCAGGAAATGGGGATTGAGCATGTTCAGGATCTGACCATTCACCAATCCCAACTTGTGGTCTATTCCAGTCCTGTAATCCAGGCTCGTTCAATTGTTGCTAGTCCTAATTATGAGCTGTCGGTGGGGCAAGAGTTCCCTGATGTTAAGAGCTGTCGAAGAGCATTGAGAGATACAGCTATTGCACTTCACTTTGAAATGCAGACCATAAAATCTGACAAAACCCGTTTTACCGCCAAATGTGCTAGTGAAGGATGCCCCTGGCGCATTCATGCTGCAAAGCTTCCCGGGGTTCCAACTTTCACGATCAGGACAATCCATGAGGCTCATACATGTGGAGGAATTTCTCATCTTGGCCATCAGCAAGCCTCAGTTCAGTGGGTTGCAACCTCTGTGGAGCAACGGCTTAAAGAGAACCCTAATTACAAGCCAAAGGAGATACTGGAAGAAATTCACCGGGTTCATGGTATCACCTTATCTTACAAGCAAGCTTGGCGAGGCAAGGAGCGAATCATGGCTGCTATGCGTGGATCCTTCGAAGAAGGGTATCGTTTGCTTCCGCAATACTGTGAACAGGTTAAACGGACAAACCCGGGGAGTATTGCATCTGTTTATGGAAACCCAACTGATAGCTGCTTTCAGCGTCTCTTCATATCATTTCAGGCATCAATTTACGGTTTTCTCAATGCTTGTCGACCACTTCTTGGGCTTGATAGGACATATTTGAAAAGCAAATATCTTGGTACTTTGCTTCTAGCTACTGGTTTTGATGGTGATGGCTCTCTGTTTCCTCTTGCATTTGGTGTTGTTGATGAGGAGAACGATGAAAATTGGATGTGGTTTCTATCCGAACTTCACAACCTGCTTGAAATTAATACTGAAAATATGCCAAGGCTTACCATTTTGTCAGACAGGCAGAAGGGGATTGTTGATGGAGTAGAAGCAAATTTTCCAACTGCATTTCACGGATTTTGTATGCGTCACTTGAGTGAGAGCTTTCGCAAGGAGTTTAATAACACAATGCTTGTCAACCTTTTATGGGAGGCTGCTCATGCTCTCACGGTGATTGAATTTGAAGCAAAAGTTTTAGAGATAGAAGAGATTTCACAAGATGCCGCATATTGGATCCGAAGAATCCCCCCTCGATTATGGGCTACAGCGTACTTTGAGGGAACACGCTTTGGGCATTTAACAGCCAACATAGTTGAGTCATTAAATACTTGGATTTTGGAAGCATCTGGCCTTCCAATAATTCAGATGATGGAGTGCATTAGAAGGCAGCTAATGACTTGGTTCAATGAGCGCCGAGAAACCAGTATGCAATGGACATCAATACTTGTTCCTTCTGCTGAGAGGCATGTTGCAGAGGCTCTTGAACGTGCTCGCACATATCAGGTTCTTCGTGCTAATGAAGCTGAATTTGAAGTCATATCTCATGAAGGAACAAACATTGTTGACATTCGGAATCGGTGCTGCCTTTGTCGGGGCTGGCAGTTGTATGGTTTGCCCTGTGCACACGCTGTGGCAGCACTTCTCTCTTGCAGGCAGAACGTCCATCGATTTACTGAGAGCTGTTTTACGGTTGCTACCTATCGCAAGACATACTCGCAAACCATACATCCCATTCCAGATAAGTCTCTGTGGATAGAGTTAACCGAGGGGGATCCAAATGCTAGCAAGAGTATTGAAGTTCTTATTAACCCACCCAAATCACTTCGACCACCTGGACGACCAAGAAAGAAGCGAGTTCGAGCAGAAGACCGCGGCCGTGTGAAGCGAATTGTGCATTGTAGCCGTTGCAATCAGACAGGTCATTTTAGAACAACATGTGCAGCACCCATATAA
- the LOC109021135 gene encoding phytochrome A1 yields MSSSRPSHSSSNSGHSRHSARIIAQTTVDAKLHADFEVSGDSFDYSSSVRVTSSVSGDQQPRSSKVTTAYLHHIQKGKLIQPFGCLLALDEKTFKVIAYSENAPDMLTMVSHAVPSVGEHPVLGIGTDVRTIFTAPSASALQKALGFWEVSLLNPILVHCKTSGKPFYAIVHRVTGSLIIDFEPVKPYEVPMTAAGALQSYKLAAKAISRLQSLPSGRMERVCDTMVQEVFELTGYDRVMAYKFHDDDHGEVVSEITKPGLEPYLGLHYPATDIPQAARFLFMKNKIRMIVDCHAGHVKVLQDEKLPFDLTLCGSTLRAPHSCHSQYMENMNSIASLVMAVVVNDAEEEGDSSNTVQPQKRKRLWGLVVCHNTTPRFVPFPLRYACEFLAQVFAIHVNKELELENQIVEKNILRTQTLLCDLLMRDAPLGIVSQSPNIMDLVKCDGAALLYKSKIWRLGVTPSDFHLHDISSWLSECHMDSTGLSTDSLYDAGFPGALALEDVVCGMAAVRITSNDMIFWFRSPTAAEIRWGGAKHELGEKDDGTRMHPRSSFKAFLEVVKTRSVPWKDYEMDAIHSLQIILRNAFKDIEIKDTGTNAIHAKLSDLKIEGMQELEAVTSEMVRLIETARVPILAVDVDGLINGWNTKIAELTGLSVDKAIGMHLLTLVEDSSNDTVERMLSLALQGKEEQNIQFEIKTHGSKSDSDPISLVVNACASRDLRDNVVGVCFVAHDITGQKIVMDKFTRIEGDYKAIVQNPSPLIPPIFGSDEFGWCSEWNPAMTKLSGWTREDVIDKMLLGEVFGTQMACCRLKNQEAFVNLGVVLNNAMTGQESEKVSFGFFAHSGKYVECLLCVSKKLDREGAVTGVFCFLQLASQELQRTLHVQRLSEQTALKRLKALAYIKRQIRNPLSGIIFSQKMMEGTELGVEQRQLLHTTAQCQRQLSKILDDSDLDSIIDGYLDLEMVEFRLDEVLIASISQALSESNAKGIRLVNDVAEEIVNETLYGDCLRLQQVLADFLLISVNYMTTGGQLIVTGSLTKDQLGQSVHLAHLELRITHPGGGVPEELLNQMFGSDGDASEEGMSLFISRKLLKLMNGDVRYMREAGKSTFIISVELAVAHKLKT; encoded by the exons ATGTCTTCTTCAAGGCCCAGCCACTCATCCAGCAACTCGGGGCACTCAAGACACAGCGCTAGGATTATTGCTCAGACCACTGTTGATGCAAAGCTCCATGCAGATTTTGAGGTTTCAGGTGATTCCTTTGATTACTCAAGCTCTGTGCGGGTTACCAGTTCAGTTAGTGGAGATCAACAACCCAGGTCCAGCAAAGTAACCACAGCTTACCTCCATCACATACAGAAAGGCAAGCTGATCCAACCATTTGGTTGCTTGCTGGCCTTAGATGAGAAAACTTTCAAGGTCATTGCATACAGTGAGAATGCCCCTGATATGCTGACCATGGTCAGTCATGCAGTCCCAAGCGTCGGGGAGCACCCAGTTCTTGGCATTGGGACTGATGTAAGAACTATCTTCACTGCCCCTAGTGCCTCTGCATTGCAAAAGGCCCTAGGATTTTGGGAGGTTTCTCTCTTGAACCCCATCTTAGTCCATTGCAAGACATCTGGGAAGCCCTTTTATGCAATTGTGCATCGGGTGACAGGTAGTTTGATCATTGATTTTGAGCCAGTGAAGCCTTACGAAGTCCCCATGACTGCTGCAGGAGCCCTGCAATCATACAAGCTTGCAGCCAAAGCAATTAGCCGATTGCAGTCCTTGCCAAGTGGCAGAATGGAAAGGGTTTGTGATACAATGGTTCAAGAGGTTTTTGAGCTCACTGGTTATGATAGGGTGATGGCATATAAAtttcatgatgatgatcatgggGAAGTGGTCTCTGAGATCACAAAACCTGGCCTAGAGCCATATCTGGGTTTGCATTATCCAGCCACTGATATACCTCAGGCTGCACGCTTCTTGTTTATGAAGAATAAGATTCGTATGATTGTTGATTGTCATGCAGGACATGTGAAGGTGCTTCAAGATGAGAAGCTTCCATTTGATCTGACGTTGTGTGGTTCAACCTTAAGGGCACCACACAGTTGCCATTCACAGTACATGGAGAACATGAATTCCATTGCTTCTCTAGTTATGGCAGTTGTGGTTAATGATGCAGAAGAAGAGGGAGACAGCTCTAACACTGTGCAGccacaaaagagaaaaagactCTGGGGTTTGGTTGTATGCCATAACACAACTCCTAGGTTTGTTCCATTCCCTCTTAGGTATGCCTGTGAGTTTCTCGCTCAAGTATTTGCCATCCATGTGAATAAGGAATTGGAGTTAGAAAACCAAATTGTTGAGAAGAACATCTTGCGTACCCAAACGCTCTTGTGTGATTTGTTGATGCGAGATGCGCCATTGGGAATTGTTTCCCAGAGCCCAAATATAATGGATCTTGTGAAGTGTGATGGGGCTGCTTTATTATACAAGAGCAAGATATGGAGATTGGGAGTAACTCCAAGTGATTTCCACCTGCATGACATATCCTCATGGCTTTCGGAGTGCCATATGGATTCAACAGGTTTGAGTACAGATAGCTTGTATGACGCTGGATTCCCTGGGGCTCTTGCTCTTGAGGATGTAGTATGTGGAATGGCAGCTGTGAGGATAACTTCCAATGACATGATTTTCTGGTTTCGCTCCCCTACTGCTGCAGAAATTCGATGGGGTGGTGCAAAGCATGAACTTGGAGAGAAAGATGATGGTACAAGGATGCACCCAAGATCATCATTCAAGGCTTTCCTTGAAGTCGTGAAGACAAGGAGTGTACCCTGGAAGGATTATGAAATGGATGCAATCCATTCTTTGCAGATTATCCTGAGGAATGCATTCAAAGATATTGAAATAAAGGATACAGGCACCAATGCAATCCATGCAAAGCTCAGTGACCTCAAAATTGAAGGGATGCAAGAACTGGAAGCAGTGACAAGTGAGATGGTCCGTTTAATTGAAACAGCCAGAGTGCCAATTCTGGCTGTCGATGTTGATGGGCTCATTAATGGATGGAATACAAAGATTGCAGAGTTAACAGGTCTTTCTGTTGATAAAGCAATTGGAATGCATTTGCTCACACTCGTGGAAGATTCTTCAAATGATACAGTTGAAAGGATGTTGTCCTTGGCACTGCAGG GCAAAGAAGAGCAGAACATTCAATTTGAGATCAAAACGCATGGTTCCAAGAGTGATTCTGATCCCATCAGCTTAGTTGTGAATGCTTGTGCAAGTAGGGATCTTCGAGATAATGTTGTGGGGGTTTGTTTTGTGGCCCATGATATCACTGGTCAGAAGATAGTAATGGACAAGTTCACTCGGATTGAAGGTGATTACAAAGCTATCGTACAAAACCCAAGTCCTTTGATTCCCCCAATATTTGGTTCAGATGAATTTGGCTGGTGTTCTGAATGGAATCCAGCAATGACAAAGTTGAGTGGGTGGACACGAGAGGACGTCATAGATAAAATGCTTTTGGGGGAGGTTTTTGGGACACAAATGGCATGCTGCCGTCTCAAGAATCAAGAAGCTTTTGTCAATCTTGGAGTGGTACTTAATAATGCAATGACCGGTCAGGAATCTGAAAAAGTCTCTTTTGGTTTCTTTGCTCACAGTGGAAAGTATGTAGAATGCCTGCTATGTGTGAGTAAGAAATTGGACAGAGAGGGTGCTGTCACTGGGGTCTTTTGCTTCTTGCAGCTTGCTAGCCAAGAGCTGCAACGAACACTTCATGTCCAACGTTTATCAGAGCAAACTGCCTTGAAGAGATTGAAAGCATTGGCTTATATAAAAAGGCAGATACGAAATCCGCTTTCTGGGATtatattttctcagaaaatgatGGAGGGTACCGAGTTAGGAGTTGAACAAAGACAGCTTCTGCATACTACTGCCCAGTGCCAGCGCCAGCTCAGCAAGATTCTTGACGACTCAGATCTTGATAGCATCATTGATGG ATACTTGGATCTTGAAATGGTTGAGTTTAGGCTGGATGAAGTTCTGATTGCCTCTATAAGTCAAGCCTTGTCAGAGAGCAACGCAAAGGGAATCCGATTGGTCAATGATGTGGCAGAGGAGATTGTGAATGAAACCCTCTATGGTGACTGTCTTAGGCTTCAACAGGTTTTAGCTGATTTCTTGCTGATATCAGTCAATTATATGACAACTGGAGGTCAGCTTATCGTTACAGGCAGTTTGACCAAAGATCAGTTAGGGCAATCCGTTCATCTTGCCCATCTTGAGCTCAG GATAACACATCCAGGTGGAGGGGTACCAGAAGAATTGCTGAACCAGATGTTTGGAAGTGATGGAGATGCATCTGAGGAGGGAATGAGCCTGTTCATTAGCAGAAAGCTATTAAAGCTCATGAATGGAGATGTACGGTATATGAGGGAAGCAGGCAAATCAACCTTCATCATATCCGTTGAACTTGCTGTAGCACATAAGTTGAAGACCTAA